In Alteromonas naphthalenivorans, one DNA window encodes the following:
- a CDS encoding YihY/virulence factor BrkB family protein, whose translation MSTTQSTQAESALGLTLKNWWSIVKRTFTNIQSHNIPLIAAGVAFYCLLAIFPLLGATISLYGLMVSPEELQNHMALLVNVVPSDSSYIIEEQLKNLTQKSSSALGWGFFLTLFLSLWSSSKGANALITACNITYIEDNGRGFFKGLIARITGTICMIITVIVALVCITVLPELISWISGGLISFKQASWITWPVLLLLFNIGLSALYRYAPHRRSAQWRWVTPGSLFATLLWIAASYGFSIYLNEFASYNKTYGSVGGIIILLMWLYLSAYIILIGAEVNSSIELQTTADSTVGEDKPMGERDAVVADNTPEDLKEN comes from the coding sequence ATGAGCACAACGCAATCTACTCAGGCAGAGTCTGCTTTGGGGTTAACGCTAAAAAACTGGTGGAGTATTGTTAAACGTACATTTACCAACATCCAAAGCCATAATATTCCTCTTATCGCCGCGGGCGTTGCGTTTTACTGCTTACTAGCGATATTCCCGCTTCTTGGTGCCACCATTTCCTTATATGGCTTAATGGTGTCACCCGAAGAGTTACAAAATCATATGGCCTTGCTGGTTAACGTAGTGCCTAGCGACAGCAGCTATATTATTGAAGAACAACTTAAAAACCTTACTCAAAAATCCAGCTCAGCCTTGGGATGGGGCTTCTTCCTAACGCTTTTCTTATCATTATGGAGTAGCAGTAAAGGGGCCAACGCACTTATTACCGCATGCAATATTACCTATATCGAAGACAATGGCAGAGGCTTTTTTAAAGGCTTAATTGCCCGCATAACTGGCACCATTTGCATGATAATCACCGTCATTGTTGCGCTAGTTTGCATTACGGTTCTTCCGGAATTAATAAGTTGGATTTCTGGCGGCTTAATAAGCTTCAAGCAAGCTTCATGGATAACCTGGCCTGTATTGCTGTTGCTCTTTAATATTGGACTTTCTGCACTATACCGTTACGCACCTCATAGACGTTCAGCACAGTGGCGATGGGTTACACCGGGGTCGTTGTTCGCCACTTTATTATGGATTGCCGCATCTTATGGCTTTTCTATTTATTTGAATGAATTCGCTAGCTACAACAAAACCTACGGCTCGGTAGGTGGCATTATCATTCTACTCATGTGGCTGTACTTAAGCGCCTACATCATACTTATTGGCGCTGAAGTAAACTCGTCAATTGAGCTTCAAACTACCGCAGACAGTACCGTGGGTGAAGACAAGCCTATGGGTGAACGAGATGCCGTAGTGGCTGATAATACGCCGGAAGATTTGAAAGAGAATTGA